Proteins encoded by one window of Nocardia goodfellowii:
- a CDS encoding stealth family protein, producing the protein MMDMGANPGMLAGAALTAGNLMVSEAMIEDLAYLRSELAAAEVPFLLIRDSGHRLALATDAAHHAMVRRVTANAVAAGFACIELAHNVFRIGRDHDPAHHVELELWEYHGDTVECPRPNALTRAVFDLADVDYTQVRLFDRVWPTLDGMFAPQPTDVGFDIDIVFSWVDGTDPEFRARRAGMLAQVVVGEGDDADARIRQIDELKYALRAVYKNAPWIRRIFIATDSAVPEWLSDHPKVTVVRALDHFSDTSGLPIFNSHAVECQLQHIDGLSEHFLYSNDDMFFARPVRPSMFFTPAGISRFIEADTRIGPGRNHERRSGFENAARRNRALLAERFGHVITRHLEHTPVPLRRSVLHEMEATFEADFARTRTSRFRAATDISVTNSLYHYYALLTGRAVPQEMARVRYVDTTSRGGLELLDGLERDRDVDFFCLNDGSFPEISEAERTQRVSEFLANYFPDPAPWERRGLSAPIRRPIPRAMTTDPVGGPVQAQPAAGAA; encoded by the coding sequence ATGATGGATATGGGAGCAAACCCGGGAATGCTGGCCGGAGCTGCGCTGACGGCCGGAAACCTGATGGTTTCGGAGGCGATGATCGAGGACCTGGCATACCTGCGGTCCGAACTGGCGGCGGCCGAGGTGCCGTTCCTGCTGATCCGCGACAGCGGGCACCGGCTCGCCCTGGCCACCGACGCCGCGCATCACGCCATGGTGCGGCGGGTGACCGCGAACGCCGTGGCCGCCGGCTTCGCCTGTATCGAACTGGCCCACAATGTCTTCCGCATCGGCCGCGACCACGATCCGGCCCACCACGTCGAGCTGGAACTGTGGGAGTACCACGGCGACACCGTCGAATGCCCGCGCCCCAACGCGCTGACCCGCGCCGTCTTCGACCTCGCCGACGTGGATTACACGCAGGTGCGCCTGTTCGACCGGGTGTGGCCGACGCTGGACGGTATGTTCGCGCCGCAGCCGACCGATGTCGGCTTCGATATCGACATCGTGTTCTCCTGGGTGGACGGCACCGACCCGGAGTTCCGGGCGCGGCGGGCGGGCATGCTGGCCCAGGTGGTGGTCGGCGAGGGTGACGATGCCGACGCCCGCATCCGCCAGATCGATGAACTGAAATACGCGCTGCGCGCGGTATACAAGAACGCGCCGTGGATCCGGCGTATCTTCATCGCGACGGATTCCGCTGTGCCGGAATGGCTTTCGGACCACCCCAAGGTCACCGTGGTACGCGCGCTGGACCACTTCAGCGATACCAGCGGGCTGCCGATCTTCAATTCACATGCGGTCGAATGCCAGTTGCAGCACATCGACGGCTTGTCCGAGCACTTCCTGTATTCCAACGACGACATGTTCTTCGCCCGGCCGGTGCGTCCGTCGATGTTCTTCACCCCCGCGGGCATCAGCCGGTTCATCGAGGCCGACACCCGGATCGGTCCGGGCCGCAACCATGAGCGCCGCAGCGGGTTCGAGAACGCGGCCCGGCGCAATCGCGCGCTGCTGGCCGAGCGGTTCGGTCATGTCATCACACGGCATCTGGAACACACCCCGGTCCCGTTGCGCCGCAGCGTATTACACGAGATGGAGGCGACGTTCGAGGCCGACTTCGCGCGTACCCGGACCAGCCGGTTCCGCGCCGCCACCGACATCTCCGTCACCAACTCGCTGTACCACTACTACGCGCTGCTCACCGGGCGCGCGGTGCCGCAGGAAATGGCGCGCGTGCGCTATGTGGACACCACCAGCCGTGGCGGCCTGGAACTGCTCGACGGGCTGGAACGGGATCGCGACGTCGACTTCTTCTGCCTCAACGACGGCAGCTTCCCCGAGATCTCCGAAGCCGAGCGGACACAGCGTGTTTCGGAATTCCTGGCGAATTACTTCCCCGATCCGGCGCCCTGGGAACGCCGGGGGCTCAGTGCACCGATTCGCCGTCCGATTCCTCGGGCGATGACAACCGATCCAGTGGGTGGGCCGGTTCAGGCTCAGCCGGCTGCGGGCGCCGCATGA
- a CDS encoding TerD family protein, whose translation MSVTLAKGGNVSLSKQAPNLTNVAVGLGWDVRTTTGADYDLDASALATGPNLKVLSDQHFIFYNNLKTPDGSIEHTGDNLTGEGEGDDEVINVNLSAVPPTITNIFFPVSIHDAEARGQSFGQIRNAFIRVVDRSNGSELARYDLSEDASTETAMVFGELYRHGGEWKFRAIGQGYASGLAGIARDYGVNV comes from the coding sequence ATGTCCGTCACACTCGCCAAAGGCGGCAATGTTTCACTGTCGAAGCAGGCGCCGAACCTCACCAACGTCGCGGTGGGTCTCGGCTGGGATGTGCGCACCACCACCGGGGCCGACTACGACCTCGATGCCAGCGCCCTCGCCACCGGACCGAATCTGAAGGTGTTGTCCGATCAGCACTTCATCTTCTACAACAATCTGAAAACGCCCGACGGCAGCATCGAACACACCGGCGACAACCTCACCGGTGAGGGCGAAGGCGACGACGAGGTGATCAACGTCAACCTCTCCGCGGTACCGCCGACGATCACCAACATCTTCTTCCCGGTCTCCATCCACGACGCCGAAGCTCGCGGTCAGTCGTTCGGCCAGATCCGCAACGCCTTCATTCGCGTCGTCGACCGCAGCAACGGCTCCGAACTGGCCCGCTACGACCTCTCGGAGGACGCGTCCACCGAGACGGCGATGGTCTTCGGCGAGCTCTACCGGCACGGCGGCGAATGGAAGTTCCGCGCCATCGGCCAGGGCTACGCCTCCGGCCTCGCCGGTATCGCCCGCGACTACGGCGTCAACGTCTGA
- a CDS encoding MATE family efflux transporter, with protein sequence MLSQYRADSKRLTALATPIALTQLAQIAVSTTNIALMGTLGVRQVAAGGLALVLFNQIRTMCVGLITGTGNRIAAEVSAAGKNGHTADRAVRDVVRSSFLIATIAGILGGVLLIGLGWSLHWLGQDAGVLADARPLMVALAPGLLPCLWFQVLRQYTVGMQRPQALLMVTLGSVALNLVLALVFIHGWAGLPALGLTGVGVATSLVYLITFGVFWAMVRYDDELGDTLAVRPWPVHWPTVRDELKLGTPIALTYGSEAGMFSVLALVMGSIGPGALAAHNVVYQIIYIVFQVAIGLSHGASILVSTAVARAEYPHAKAIAWLALRHAAVVAAVTGAAYILIPNLVLRPFLEPGDTHTLDIARTLLLIGIILQFFDAAQNIGTGLLRGLGATNAGFRLSLIGYWMVGLPSALLFAYPLHLGSAGVWWGLTAGLATTAVLMLRRYFSLLEAKQPARPELIRETLPSPS encoded by the coding sequence ATGCTGTCGCAGTACCGCGCCGACTCCAAGCGCCTCACCGCGCTGGCCACGCCGATCGCGCTCACCCAGCTGGCCCAGATCGCCGTATCGACGACGAACATCGCGTTGATGGGCACGCTCGGGGTGCGTCAGGTCGCGGCCGGCGGGTTGGCGCTGGTGCTGTTCAACCAGATTCGCACCATGTGCGTCGGGTTGATCACCGGCACGGGCAACCGGATCGCCGCCGAGGTCAGCGCCGCGGGTAAGAACGGCCACACGGCCGACCGCGCGGTGCGTGATGTGGTGCGGTCCAGTTTTCTGATCGCCACCATCGCGGGCATTCTCGGCGGCGTGCTGCTGATCGGTCTCGGCTGGTCGCTGCACTGGCTCGGGCAGGATGCGGGCGTTCTGGCCGATGCGCGTCCGCTGATGGTGGCGCTCGCGCCGGGTCTGCTGCCCTGCCTGTGGTTCCAGGTGCTGCGGCAGTACACCGTCGGGATGCAGCGTCCGCAAGCGCTCTTGATGGTGACGCTCGGGTCGGTCGCCCTGAATCTCGTTCTGGCCCTGGTCTTCATCCACGGGTGGGCCGGACTGCCCGCGCTCGGCCTCACCGGTGTCGGTGTGGCCACCTCGCTGGTCTATCTGATCACCTTCGGCGTCTTCTGGGCGATGGTGCGCTACGACGACGAGTTGGGCGACACCCTCGCGGTCCGCCCGTGGCCGGTGCATTGGCCGACGGTCCGCGACGAATTGAAGCTCGGCACGCCGATCGCGCTGACCTACGGCTCCGAGGCGGGCATGTTCTCGGTGCTGGCACTGGTGATGGGCAGTATCGGTCCGGGCGCGCTGGCCGCGCACAATGTCGTCTACCAGATCATCTACATCGTCTTCCAGGTGGCGATCGGCCTGTCCCACGGTGCGTCGATCCTGGTGAGCACGGCCGTGGCGCGCGCGGAGTACCCGCACGCGAAAGCCATCGCCTGGCTGGCGCTGCGGCACGCGGCGGTCGTCGCGGCGGTCACCGGCGCCGCCTACATCTTGATCCCGAATCTGGTGCTGCGGCCGTTCCTGGAGCCGGGTGACACCCACACCCTGGATATCGCCCGCACCCTGCTGTTGATCGGCATCATCCTGCAGTTCTTCGACGCGGCCCAGAACATCGGCACCGGCCTGCTGCGCGGCCTCGGCGCGACCAACGCCGGGTTCCGGCTCTCGCTGATCGGCTATTGGATGGTGGGCCTGCCGAGCGCGCTGCTGTTCGCCTACCCGCTGCACCTCGGATCGGCGGGCGTCTGGTGGGGCCTCACCGCGGGCCTGGCCACGACCGCCGTGCTCATGCTGCGCCGCTACTTCTCGCTGCTCGAGGCCAAACAACCGGCCCGGCCCGAGCTGATCCGCGAAACGCTGCCCAGCCCGAGCTGA
- a CDS encoding ornithine cyclodeaminase family protein, producing MIEDPLNTRDRATPLRVLSRTDLADVPITPADVVRAVEDAYLAFAEGLSDNPRKLSVANPDGWSVAYAMLGRDGRRRVVAMKTSYKFDPGHDRSTKRYYTTITLYDDTTGAPIAMMDCARVGALRTPAVSALLVRETMRRGAESVLLIGTGTQGRNALPHLLAANPGLRKLMLYGTHPEGIDAVHRQLAEHHPHALLETVTDARAAAAHADVVLATAGPGTEVALEAADVAPGSTVVLVGYGLAPSTLIEADRVVATSAEQMQLTGTDMAGPDGRLRTVDAELPQILSRRAVARRSDEEKIFVYNSGLVLTDIAVAHALAERAIAEGRGTEVPLWD from the coding sequence ATGATCGAGGATCCGTTGAACACTCGTGATCGAGCGACGCCATTGCGCGTACTGAGCCGAACCGATCTGGCCGACGTACCGATCACGCCCGCCGATGTCGTGCGCGCGGTGGAGGACGCGTATCTGGCCTTTGCCGAGGGACTTTCGGACAATCCACGCAAACTCAGCGTGGCGAATCCGGACGGCTGGTCGGTGGCCTACGCGATGCTCGGCCGGGACGGCCGCCGCCGCGTCGTGGCGATGAAGACCTCCTACAAGTTCGACCCCGGCCACGACCGCAGCACCAAGCGCTACTACACCACCATCACCCTTTACGACGACACCACCGGTGCGCCGATCGCGATGATGGACTGCGCCCGCGTCGGCGCGCTGCGCACCCCGGCCGTGTCGGCGCTGCTGGTGCGCGAGACCATGCGCCGCGGCGCGGAGAGCGTGCTGCTCATCGGCACCGGCACCCAGGGCCGCAACGCCCTGCCGCATCTGCTCGCCGCGAACCCCGGGCTGCGCAAGTTGATGCTGTACGGCACACATCCGGAGGGCATCGACGCGGTGCACCGCCAACTGGCCGAACACCATCCGCACGCCCTGCTGGAAACCGTGACCGACGCGCGCGCGGCCGCCGCGCACGCCGACGTGGTGCTCGCGACCGCGGGCCCCGGCACCGAGGTCGCGCTCGAAGCCGCTGACGTGGCGCCGGGTTCCACCGTGGTCCTCGTCGGGTACGGGCTGGCCCCGTCCACCCTGATCGAGGCCGACCGCGTCGTCGCCACCAGCGCCGAGCAAATGCAGCTGACCGGCACCGACATGGCCGGGCCGGACGGGCGGCTGCGGACGGTGGACGCGGAACTGCCGCAAATATTGTCCCGCCGCGCCGTGGCGCGCCGCAGCGACGAAGAGAAGATCTTCGTCTACAACTCTGGACTCGTGCTCACCGATATCGCTGTCGCGCACGCCCTCGCCGAGCGTGCGATCGCCGAAGGACGCGGCACGGAGGTGCCCCTGTGGGATTAG
- a CDS encoding PLP-dependent cysteine synthase family protein, with protein MPLVTRVTDLIGRTPLFELARTDTGTRLLLKLEQFNPTGAAKIRMARAMVDDAERRGLLPDGGHIIESTSGNTGLGLAVVAAERGYRFTAVVDHHACKDKLRAMRAMGAELVFVADEGDDNLATSAREDLAEAMAAGLPDAYFTEQHNNDANAVGYYPVAEELLADVPRVDILLSAVGTGGSLFGTATRLRQLGCTPHVIGVEPVGSIAFGGPGGPYWQSGTGTPPGATIGTAVDYSLLDEGVKVSDVAAFATARAVAAKLGLMIGGSAGGSVHAGLTRLAEFPPGSTVVTIVCDGGEKYLDTVFDDDWMKERDLLDTAAEREVLELLDRYAPAHRTDQLVNAR; from the coding sequence ATGCCGCTCGTCACGCGCGTGACGGATCTGATCGGCCGCACCCCGCTGTTCGAACTGGCCCGTACCGACACCGGCACCCGGCTGCTGCTGAAACTGGAGCAGTTCAATCCGACGGGCGCGGCCAAGATCCGGATGGCGCGCGCCATGGTCGACGATGCCGAGCGGCGCGGTTTGCTGCCCGATGGCGGGCATATCATCGAGTCGACGTCCGGGAACACCGGGCTCGGCCTTGCGGTAGTTGCTGCCGAACGTGGGTATCGCTTTACCGCAGTGGTCGATCATCACGCGTGTAAGGACAAGTTGCGAGCGATGCGAGCGATGGGTGCGGAACTGGTGTTCGTCGCCGACGAGGGTGATGACAACCTGGCCACCTCGGCCCGGGAAGACCTGGCCGAGGCGATGGCGGCCGGGCTGCCGGACGCCTATTTCACCGAACAGCACAACAATGACGCCAACGCGGTCGGCTACTACCCCGTGGCCGAGGAATTGCTGGCAGACGTGCCGCGGGTCGACATCCTGCTCTCCGCGGTGGGCACCGGCGGTTCGCTGTTCGGCACCGCGACCCGGTTACGTCAGCTCGGCTGCACCCCGCATGTGATCGGTGTGGAACCGGTCGGCTCGATCGCGTTCGGTGGACCGGGCGGGCCGTACTGGCAGTCGGGCACCGGCACGCCGCCGGGCGCGACCATCGGTACCGCCGTCGACTATTCGCTGCTGGACGAGGGCGTCAAGGTGTCGGACGTGGCCGCCTTCGCCACCGCTCGGGCGGTCGCAGCGAAGCTGGGCCTGATGATCGGCGGCTCCGCGGGCGGTTCGGTGCACGCCGGGCTCACCCGCCTGGCGGAGTTCCCGCCCGGCTCGACCGTGGTCACCATCGTCTGCGATGGCGGCGAGAAATACCTGGACACAGTCTTCGACGACGACTGGATGAAGGAGCGCGATCTGCTCGACACCGCCGCCGAACGCGAGGTGCTGGAACTGCTGGACCGTTACGCACCCGCCCACCGCACCGATCAACTGGTGAATGCCCGATGA
- a CDS encoding LLM class F420-dependent oxidoreductase produces the protein MKFSVSYSPTHFGVDPDRIVDHARHAEACGFEGFYLPEHLVLWPGAQLHGMDIAPSLPFLDPLDTLAFIAAATERILLGTGVLLLPYRHPVVLAKQLATIDVLSKGRMRLLTVGLGVLPKEAEAAGVDFRARGRRTDEAIDVLRLLWAGGEEGVSFHGEFFDFEDLVQFPKPYEATTLPIHVGGSSNAAARRVGLRGDGYFAGGALLPQERGVQWELARATAKAAGRDPDTLEYTRWSGIDLTDERLEAFAAQGVTRIVVSATSMDPAEQRDELSRFAARFLS, from the coding sequence ATGAAGTTTTCGGTCAGTTACAGCCCCACGCATTTCGGTGTCGATCCGGACCGGATCGTCGACCACGCGCGCCACGCCGAAGCGTGTGGATTCGAGGGCTTCTACCTCCCCGAACATCTGGTGCTGTGGCCGGGCGCGCAATTGCACGGTATGGACATCGCGCCGTCGCTGCCCTTCCTCGACCCGCTCGATACCCTCGCCTTCATCGCGGCGGCGACCGAGCGGATCCTGCTGGGCACCGGAGTGCTGTTGCTGCCGTATCGGCATCCCGTTGTGCTGGCCAAGCAGTTGGCCACCATCGATGTGCTGTCCAAGGGGCGGATGCGGTTGCTGACCGTCGGATTGGGCGTCCTGCCCAAGGAAGCGGAAGCCGCCGGCGTCGACTTCCGGGCCCGGGGCCGCCGTACCGACGAGGCCATCGACGTGCTGCGCCTGCTGTGGGCCGGTGGGGAGGAGGGTGTCTCCTTCCACGGCGAATTCTTCGACTTCGAGGACCTCGTACAGTTTCCGAAACCGTACGAGGCCACGACATTGCCGATCCACGTCGGCGGGTCGAGTAACGCGGCCGCCCGCCGGGTGGGTCTGCGCGGCGACGGCTACTTCGCGGGCGGCGCGCTGCTGCCGCAGGAACGCGGCGTGCAATGGGAGCTGGCGCGCGCTACCGCGAAAGCGGCCGGGCGCGACCCGGACACACTGGAATACACCCGTTGGAGTGGCATCGATCTGACCGACGAGCGACTCGAAGCGTTCGCCGCGCAGGGCGTCACGCGCATCGTCGTGAGCGCCACCTCGATGGACCCGGCCGAGCAGCGCGACGAACTCTCGCGGTTCGCCGCGCGCTTCCTGTCCTGA
- a CDS encoding enoyl-CoA hydratase — MSFVIVEKPRPQIALITLNRPERMNAMAFDVMVPLRETLQAVAADNDVRAVVLTGAGEGFCSGADLQHSGAIPGVAGLTRTSIARRSMDLFNDVMLALRRMHQPVIAAVNGAAIGGGFCLSVGADIRIAAERAYFRAAGINNGLTSAELGFSYLLPRAIGSSRAFEIMLSGRDVDAAEAERIGLVSRVVPGDELLETGYDLAEQILRYSRVGTELTKRMLWSGMEAGSFESHMQHEGMAQIYVRLTTDNFDEAMRARKDRRPPVYED, encoded by the coding sequence ATGTCGTTCGTGATTGTCGAGAAACCGCGCCCGCAGATCGCGCTGATCACCCTCAATCGACCGGAGCGGATGAACGCCATGGCGTTCGACGTGATGGTGCCGCTGCGCGAGACGCTGCAGGCGGTCGCCGCGGACAATGACGTGCGCGCGGTCGTATTGACGGGGGCCGGGGAGGGCTTCTGCTCCGGGGCGGATCTGCAACACTCCGGCGCCATCCCGGGCGTCGCCGGGCTGACCCGCACCAGCATCGCGCGCCGGTCCATGGACCTGTTCAACGACGTCATGCTGGCCCTGCGGCGCATGCACCAGCCGGTGATCGCGGCCGTCAACGGCGCGGCCATCGGCGGCGGCTTCTGCCTCAGCGTCGGCGCGGACATCCGAATCGCCGCCGAGCGCGCCTACTTTCGCGCCGCGGGCATCAACAACGGCCTGACCTCGGCCGAGCTCGGTTTCAGCTACCTGCTGCCCCGCGCCATCGGCTCCTCCCGCGCCTTCGAGATCATGCTCTCCGGACGTGATGTCGACGCCGCCGAAGCCGAGCGGATCGGTCTGGTCTCCCGGGTGGTCCCCGGCGACGAACTCCTGGAGACCGGCTACGACCTCGCCGAGCAGATCCTGCGCTACAGCCGCGTCGGCACCGAGCTCACCAAGCGCATGCTGTGGAGCGGGATGGAGGCGGGCAGCTTCGAGTCACACATGCAGCACGAGGGCATGGCGCAGATCTACGTCCGCCTCACTACCGACAACTTCGACGAAGCCATGCGCGCCCGCAAGGACCGCCGTCCACCGGTCTACGAGGACTGA
- a CDS encoding glycerol dehydrogenase, whose protein sequence is MLSVFSSPGHYVQGRDATAALGGELARLGIGGPLLIVAGPSAVRLLSEQWDRSLTEAKITYTVHRFGGECSRGEIARITAAVQEQGSAAVLGAGGGKVIDAARAVAADLELPMISCPTTASSDAPCSALSVIYTDAGEFEEYKLVARNPALVLVDISAVVQAPARLLTSGMGDALATWFEARTCVAGHVRNMRGGASTRSAVALAELCYRTLLADGADALTAVETRTVTPALERIVEANTLLSGLGFESSGLAAAHAVHNGLTAAPRTHPFLHGEKVAFGVLTQLVLEGAPAAEISTVLAFCASVGLPVTLAALGLDDADRDTLSAIATRAVAPGETIHNEPFEVTAPLVLDALRAADALGRKTSDL, encoded by the coding sequence ATGCTGAGTGTGTTCTCTTCGCCGGGCCATTACGTGCAGGGCCGGGACGCTACCGCGGCTCTCGGCGGTGAACTGGCGCGTCTCGGTATCGGCGGGCCGTTGTTGATCGTCGCGGGTCCCAGCGCGGTGCGGTTGCTCTCCGAGCAGTGGGATCGTTCGCTGACCGAGGCGAAGATCACTTACACGGTGCACCGGTTCGGCGGCGAATGCAGTCGCGGCGAGATCGCGCGGATCACCGCGGCCGTCCAGGAGCAGGGCAGCGCGGCGGTATTGGGCGCGGGCGGCGGGAAGGTGATCGACGCGGCGCGGGCGGTCGCCGCCGATCTGGAATTACCGATGATCAGCTGTCCCACCACCGCCTCCAGTGACGCGCCGTGCAGCGCGCTGTCGGTGATCTACACCGACGCGGGCGAATTCGAGGAGTACAAGCTGGTGGCGCGCAATCCCGCGCTGGTGCTGGTGGATATCTCGGCCGTGGTCCAAGCGCCCGCGCGGTTGCTCACCTCCGGCATGGGCGACGCACTGGCCACCTGGTTCGAAGCGCGCACCTGCGTCGCCGGGCACGTGCGGAACATGCGCGGCGGAGCCTCCACTCGCAGCGCCGTCGCGCTCGCCGAACTCTGTTATCGGACTCTGCTCGCCGACGGGGCCGACGCGTTGACCGCCGTCGAAACCCGCACGGTCACACCGGCGCTGGAACGCATCGTCGAAGCCAACACATTGCTGTCGGGTCTGGGCTTCGAATCATCCGGGCTGGCCGCGGCCCATGCGGTGCACAACGGGCTCACCGCGGCACCGCGAACCCATCCGTTTCTGCACGGCGAGAAGGTGGCCTTCGGCGTGCTCACCCAGCTGGTGCTGGAAGGCGCGCCTGCCGCGGAGATCTCCACCGTGCTCGCCTTCTGTGCGTCGGTCGGCTTGCCCGTCACCCTGGCCGCGCTGGGCCTGGATGACGCCGATCGAGACACCTTGTCCGCCATCGCGACCCGCGCTGTCGCGCCCGGCGAAACCATCCACAACGAGCCGTTCGAGGTGACCGCTCCGCTGGTGCTGGACGCCCTGCGCGCCGCCGACGCGCTGGGCCGGAAAACAAGTGACCTATAA
- a CDS encoding phosphodiesterase: MAGKPAGRDLGPVRISRVAEHPRPNHVLFHFSDTHLIAGDGELYGAVDAEQRLREVVEQAAATHIRPTALVFTGDLTDKGEPAAYDKLRAIVEPFARHVGAPIVWVQGNHDDRGTLRRKLLHERPSAAPLDRVHMIDGLRVIALDTSVPGHHYGEISDEQLAWLRSVLSEPAPFGTILAMHHPPVPCVMDLAVTVELREQRRLADVLDGSDVRAILAGHLHYSTSATFAGIPVSVASATCYTQDLGVSDGGQRGRDGAQAFNLVHVYPETIVHSVVPIEKGSTVGAPATPEQAAARLAEAGIVIPPAARIPLFMRRPQPAEPEPAHPLDRLSSPEESDGESVH, translated from the coding sequence ATGGCGGGCAAACCCGCCGGGAGGGACCTCGGTCCGGTGCGCATCAGCAGAGTCGCGGAGCACCCGCGACCGAACCACGTGTTGTTCCATTTCAGCGACACTCATCTGATCGCCGGCGACGGCGAACTCTACGGCGCTGTCGACGCCGAACAACGCCTCCGCGAAGTCGTCGAGCAGGCGGCGGCCACGCATATCCGCCCGACCGCCCTCGTGTTCACCGGCGATCTCACCGACAAGGGCGAGCCCGCCGCCTACGACAAGCTGCGGGCGATCGTGGAACCGTTCGCGCGGCACGTCGGCGCGCCGATCGTGTGGGTGCAGGGCAATCACGACGACCGCGGCACTCTGCGCCGCAAGCTGCTGCACGAGCGCCCGTCGGCCGCCCCGCTGGACCGGGTGCACATGATCGACGGGTTGCGCGTCATCGCTCTGGACACCTCGGTGCCCGGTCACCACTACGGCGAGATCTCCGACGAGCAGCTGGCTTGGCTGCGCTCGGTGCTGTCCGAGCCCGCCCCCTTCGGCACCATCCTGGCCATGCACCATCCGCCGGTCCCGTGCGTGATGGATCTGGCGGTGACGGTGGAACTACGCGAGCAGCGCCGCCTCGCCGATGTGCTGGACGGTAGCGACGTGCGCGCGATCCTGGCCGGGCACCTGCATTACTCCACCTCCGCGACCTTCGCGGGCATCCCCGTGTCGGTCGCGTCGGCCACCTGCTACACCCAGGATCTCGGAGTGTCCGACGGTGGCCAGCGCGGCCGCGACGGGGCGCAGGCGTTCAACCTGGTGCACGTCTACCCGGAAACCATCGTCCACTCGGTCGTTCCGATCGAGAAGGGCAGCACCGTCGGCGCTCCGGCGACGCCGGAGCAGGCGGCGGCGCGGCTGGCCGAGGCGGGCATCGTCATCCCGCCCGCGGCCCGGATCCCGTTGTTCATGCGGCGCCCGCAGCCGGCTGAGCCTGAACCGGCCCACCCACTGGATCGGTTGTCATCGCCCGAGGAATCGGACGGCGAATCGGTGCACTGA